A segment of the Brevundimonas sp. M20 genome:
GCCCGACAAGAGGAAATGTCCCATGATCCAGGTCTCCGCCTTCAAATGGGTGCCGCCCTTCGCCCAGGGATCGGTGCGCGATCTGCGGGTGCGCTGGGCGCTGGAAGAGGCCGGGCTGGGTTATGATGACCACCTGATCGGGTTCGAGGATCAGGCGACGCCTGACTATCGCGCGCTGCAGCCCTTCGGTCAGGTTCCGGCCTATCGCGACGGCACGGTCGAGATGTTCGAGAGCGGGGCCATCGTTCTCTGGATCGCCCAGACCTCGGATCAGCTGATGCCCGCCGATCCCGCGGGCCGGGCCATGGTCATGACCTGGCTGTTCGCCGCCATGAACAGCGTCGAGCCCTTCGTGGCCGAGCTGGCGGGCATCGACCTGTTCAACGCCGACAAGGACTGGGCCAAGGCTCGCCGCCCGGAGGTCGAGGCCTTCCTGCGCAGGCGGTTGGGCGATCTGCAGACCGCGCTGGGGGACCGCCGCTGGTTCGCCGACGACCGGTTCAGCGCCGCCGACATCCTGATGACCCACGTCCTGCGCGACCTGCGCCACACCGACATCGTCGCCGACTTCCCGGCTCTGGCCGCCTATGTCGCCCGTTGCGAGGCTCGTCCCGCCTTCAGGCGCGCGCTTGAGGACCAGATGAAGCCCTTCCGCGCCGCCGAGGCGAAGAATCCGGCCCTGACCGGCGGGGCCGCCTGACGTGGCCCGTCTCGTCTTCGGCATGAACCAGTCGCTGGACGGCTACGTCGACCACGACGCCTTCGCCCCCGACGCCGTCCTGTTCCGTCACTTCATCGAGCAGGTGCGGGGGCAGGCGGGCAGTCTCTACGGCCGTCGCCTCTACGAGATCATGGCCTACTGGGACGAGGACCGCCCCGAATGGACGGCTGATGAGCGTGAGTTCGCGGAAGGCTGGCGCGCGCATCCGAAATGGGTGGTGTCGAACTCGCTGAAATCGGTCGGCCCCAACGCCACCCTGATCTCCGGCGACGTCGAGGCGGCGATCCGCGAACTGAAGACGGAAGTCGAGGGCGAGATCGAGGTCGGCGGCCCGAAACTGGCGCACAGTCTCGGCCAGATGGGCCTGATCGACGCGTACCGCATCTATCTGCACCCCTATGTCACCGGCGGCGGCGCGCCCTATTTCGCCGGGCCGCGCCCGCCGCTGCATCTGGTCAGCAGCGAGCGCATCGGCGCGGAAGCCATCCTGCTGACCTACGAGCCGGCCTGACCGCCCCGGATCAGTGCGTCCCGTTCTTCCGCCGTCAGCATCCGCCATTTGCCCTCGGGCAGGTTGTCCAGCTTCAGCGGGCCGATGCGGACGCGGAGCAGGTCGGTGACCTCCAGCCCGACCATCTCGCACATCCGGCGGATCTGACGATTCCGGCCCTCGCGCAGGATGAATTTCAGCCGGTGGGACTCCATCCGACTGACGTAGGCAGGGCGAAGCTGGCGGCCGTCCAGCATCAGGCCGTGACGCAGCATCTTCAGCTTCTTCTCGGTGATGTCGCCGGTGACGCGGACCAGATATTCCTTGTCCAGATCGGACTCCGGCCCGATCACCGCCTTGGCCACCACCCCGTCGGACGACAGCATCAGGAGGCCGCGAGAGTCCTCGTCCAGCCGCCCGATGGGGGGCAGGGAGACGTCGCCCGGAACCTCGCCGGGTCCGACCTGGGTGCCCGCGCTGATCAGGCGGATGGCCGGCAGCTTGTCAGGCTCAGGCTGACCCGAGACATAGCCGACCGGCTTGTGGATCACGACGGTGATGCCCTCGGCCAGCTGGGCCGTCGCCGCATCGTTCAGCGTCAGGGTCTGACCCGGCTCCAGCTTGCGGCCCGCGTCGCGCACCACCTCGCCGTCGATGGACACCAGCCCGTCCGCGATCAGGGCGTCGGCCTCGCGCCGGGAACAGACGCCCGACTGGCCCAGCCATTTGTTGATCCGGACGGGCTCGGCGCCGTCATAGGTTTTCGTCCACGCCATCTCAGACCGCCCGGAACAGAAGCATGATGTTGTTGGCCGGCATGGCGATCCTTCGGGTGAACGACAGCCCGGCCGTCTTCGCCTCGGCGATCACCGCATCCCGGTCGCGCAGGCCCCACTCGGCGTTACGGGTCTTCAGGCTGATGTCGAAGTCGGCGTTGGACGGGGCCAGGTCGACCTCCGTCTCGCGATAGGGGCCATAGACCGCCAGCAGGCCGCCCGGGCGCCGCAGGGTCCGCCCCGCCAGTCGCATCAGCCCTTCGGTCGCCGCCCAGGGGCTGATGTGGATCATGTTGATGCAGACCATCGCCTCGACACTGTCGGTGGGCCAGCCGGTCTCGTCCAGCATGTCCAGCGCGACGGGCGGGTTCAGGTTGGGCAGTTGCGCCTGCGCGGCCCAGGCGGCCATGCTGGCTCGGGCCTCCGCGGACGGATCGCTGGGCGTCCAGTCCAGTCCCGGCAGTCCGGCCGCGAAGGCGACGGAGTGCTGGCCGCTGCCGCCCGCGATCTCCAGCACCCGGCCGCGCGCGGGCATGTGCGCCTTCAGAACCTCCAGGATCGGCCCGGCGTTGCGGATCGAGGCGGGCGAGTTCAGTCCGCCTTCGGGCGTCGCGGTCAGGTCGTCCATCGTCTGCATGGCCGCCGGATACCCCGACCGCGCCCGGTTCGCGACCGGAAAGTGCGGGACGGGCTTCGGCGAACCGGTCCCACAGGCACAAAGTTGCACCGGTTGACGATGGTCCGGGTTCGGTGTCATTCCGGCTGAAACACTGCGTGAACACCGCGCACAAGGGAGCGGTCACGGGGGCGGCAAAGACCTCCGGGCCAGACGGTTCAGGAGACCACCATGCCCCACTCGATCCCCGGCCTTCTGCCGGCCCCGACCCGTCACGCCGGGCTCATCGCCTGGGTTCAGGAGATCGCGGCGCTGACCAGGCCCGCCCGCGTCCACTGGTGCGACGGTTCGCAGGCCGAGAAGGACGCCATCGTCGCCGACCTGATCGGCAAGGGCACGCTGAAGGCGCTGGACCCGGTCAAGCGTCCGGGCAGCTATTACGCCGCTTCGGACCCCCGGGACGTCGCCCGCGTCGAGAGCCGCACCTTCATCTGCTCGGCCAATGAGATCGACGCCGGTCCGACCAACAACTGGGCCGACCCGGTCGAGATGCGCGCCCGAATGGCGGGCCTGTTCGACGGCTGCATGGCCGGCCGGACCATGTATGTCGTGCCCTTCTCGATGGGCCCGCTGGGCTCGAAAATCAGCGCCTTGGGCGTCGAGATCAC
Coding sequences within it:
- a CDS encoding dihydrofolate reductase family protein, translating into MARLVFGMNQSLDGYVDHDAFAPDAVLFRHFIEQVRGQAGSLYGRRLYEIMAYWDEDRPEWTADEREFAEGWRAHPKWVVSNSLKSVGPNATLISGDVEAAIRELKTEVEGEIEVGGPKLAHSLGQMGLIDAYRIYLHPYVTGGGAPYFAGPRPPLHLVSSERIGAEAILLTYEPA
- a CDS encoding glutathione S-transferase family protein, which produces MIQVSAFKWVPPFAQGSVRDLRVRWALEEAGLGYDDHLIGFEDQATPDYRALQPFGQVPAYRDGTVEMFESGAIVLWIAQTSDQLMPADPAGRAMVMTWLFAAMNSVEPFVAELAGIDLFNADKDWAKARRPEVEAFLRRRLGDLQTALGDRRWFADDRFSAADILMTHVLRDLRHTDIVADFPALAAYVARCEARPAFRRALEDQMKPFRAAEAKNPALTGGAA
- a CDS encoding DUF938 domain-containing protein: MQTMDDLTATPEGGLNSPASIRNAGPILEVLKAHMPARGRVLEIAGGSGQHSVAFAAGLPGLDWTPSDPSAEARASMAAWAAQAQLPNLNPPVALDMLDETGWPTDSVEAMVCINMIHISPWAATEGLMRLAGRTLRRPGGLLAVYGPYRETEVDLAPSNADFDISLKTRNAEWGLRDRDAVIAEAKTAGLSFTRRIAMPANNIMLLFRAV
- a CDS encoding pseudouridine synthase — encoded protein: MAWTKTYDGAEPVRINKWLGQSGVCSRREADALIADGLVSIDGEVVRDAGRKLEPGQTLTLNDAATAQLAEGITVVIHKPVGYVSGQPEPDKLPAIRLISAGTQVGPGEVPGDVSLPPIGRLDEDSRGLLMLSSDGVVAKAVIGPESDLDKEYLVRVTGDITEKKLKMLRHGLMLDGRQLRPAYVSRMESHRLKFILREGRNRQIRRMCEMVGLEVTDLLRVRIGPLKLDNLPEGKWRMLTAEERDALIRGGQAGS